The following are encoded together in the Equus quagga isolate Etosha38 chromosome 15, UCLA_HA_Equagga_1.0, whole genome shotgun sequence genome:
- the LOC124227250 gene encoding glutathione S-transferase A1-like codes for MAGKPRLHYFNARGRMESIRWLLAAAGVEFEEKLIQTPEDLEKLKNDGSLMFQQVPMVEIDGMKLVQSRAILNYIAAKHNLYGKDIKERALIDMYIEGVADLIEMIMYLPMTPRDEKDAKITQIKDRTINRYLPAFEKVLKSHGQDYLVGNKLSRADIHLVELLYYVEEVDPSLLANFPLLKALKTRISNLPTVKKFLQPGSARKPLLDEKAIEEARKVFKF; via the exons ATGGCCGGGAAGCCCAGGCTGCACTACTTCAACGCACGAGGCCGGATGGAGTCGATCCGGTGGCTCCTGGCTGCAGCCGGAGTCGAG TTTGAAGAGAAACTTATACAGACTCCAGAGGACttggaaaaactaaaaaatg atGGAAGTTTGATGTTCCAGCAAGTGCCAATGGTGGAAATTGATGGGATGAAGCTGGTGCAGAGCAGAGCCATTCTCAACTACATTGCCGCCAAACACAACCTCTATGGGAAAGACATCAAGGAGAGAGCCCT GATTGACATGTATATAGAAGGTGTGGCAGATTTGATTGAAATGATCATGTATTTGCCCATGACCCCACGTGATGAAAAAGATGCCAAGATTACCCAGATCAAAGACAGAACAATAAATCGTTACTTGCCTGCATTTGAAAAA GTGTTAAAGAGCCACGGACAAGACTACCTGGTTGGAAACAAGCTGAGCAGGGCTGACATCCACCTGGTGGAACTTCTCTACTATGTCGAAGAGGTTGACCCCAGCCTTCTGGCCAACTTCCCTCTGCTGAAG GCCCTAAAAACCAGAATCAGCAACCTGCCCACCGTGAAGAAGTTTCTGCAGCCTGGCAGCGCAAGGAAGCCTCTACTGGATGAGAAAGCTatagaagaagcaaggaaggttTTCAAGTTTTGA